A portion of the Ricinus communis isolate WT05 ecotype wild-type chromosome 10, ASM1957865v1, whole genome shotgun sequence genome contains these proteins:
- the LOC125371401 gene encoding uncharacterized protein LOC125371401, with protein sequence MPMYAKFLKEILSNRRKFEDLACVTPNEECSAIFQNKLSEKQHDLGSFTISCVIGNLSVNDALTNLGASINIMSYSLFAKLGLRETKPTRMSIQLADRSVKYPRGTVENVLVKVNKFIFPVDFMILDMDSESSVPLILGRPFLVTSRAMIDVCDGKGNEHELSNEEVFEQLEFLLVDEPSNNTDEFAVIDMIGVQKLRLSLEEPSVLDLKELSRCLDYAHMDEDNGLPVISIADLTLEVIIDEHYQCLRVIRAKTNWNLSKLTKARISRLLGI encoded by the exons ATGCCTATGTATgcgaagttcttaaaggagattctTAGCAACAGAAGGAAGTTTGAGGACTTGGCGTGTGTGACACCAAACGAGGAATGTTCGGCAATTTTTCAGAACAAGTTATCAGAAAAGCAACATGatctagggagttttactatttcTTGTGTTATAGGTAACTTATCTGTTAATGATGCTTTAACTAATTTAGGGGCTAGCATTAATATAATGTCATACAGTCTGTTTGCAAAGTTGGGGCTAAGAGAGACcaaacccactaggatgagtaTACAGTTAGCTGATAGATCTGTTAAGTATCCTAGGGGTACTGTAGAGAATGTGCTAGTAAAAgtaaacaaatttatatttcctgttGATTTTATGATCTTGGATATGGACAGTGAGAGTAGTGTACCCTTAATTCTAGGTAGACCTTTTCTTGTAACATCTAGGGCAATgatagatgtttgtgatggaaa GGGAAATGAGCATGAGCTGTCAAATGAGGAAGTGTTTGAGCAGCTTGAGTTTTTGTTAGTAGACGAGCCAAGCAACAATACTGATGAGTTTGCTGTGATTGACATGATAGGTGTGCAGAAGTTGAGGCTCTCACTTGAGGAACCAtcggttcttgatttgaaagAGCTTTCACGGTGTCTTGACTATGCGCATATGGATGAGGATAACGGGCTGCCTGTCATTTCAATAGCAGACTTGACACTCGAG gtgatcatTGATGAACATTATCAGTGTTTGAGGGTGATACGTGCGAAAACGAACtggaatttatcaaaattgacAAAGGCTCGCATTTCAAG ATTGCTTGGCATTTAG